The following proteins are co-located in the Eleginops maclovinus isolate JMC-PN-2008 ecotype Puerto Natales chromosome 1, JC_Emac_rtc_rv5, whole genome shotgun sequence genome:
- the zgc:86609 gene encoding ER membrane protein complex subunit 3-like, whose protein sequence is MAGPELLLDSSIRMWVVLPIVFITFFVGIIRHYVTQLLHSDKKVDLEQVSDSQVLLRSRVLRENGKYIPRQSFAMRKHYFNDAETGFFKKVKRKVVPKNPMTDTSMLTDMMKGNLTNVLPMIVIGGWINWAFSGFVITKVPFPLTLRFKPMLQRGIDLLSLDASWVSSASWYFLNVFGLRSMYSLILGQDNAADQSRIMQDQMTGAAMAMPPDPNKAFKSEWEALEIVEHKWALENVEDELMSRDLNFGTLFTQDIKSTMF, encoded by the exons ATGGCCGGTCCAGAGCTCCTGCTGGACTCCAGCATTCGGATGTGGGTCGTCCTGCCCATCGTCTTCATCACCTTCTTTGTGGGGATCATCCGTCACTACGTCACCCAGCTGCTGCACAGCGACAAGAAGGTCGACCTGGAGCAGGTGTCTGACAG ccAGGTGCTCCTGCGCAGCCGCGTCCTCAGGGAAAATGGAAAGTACATTCCTCGACAG TCTTTCGCCATGAGGAAGCATTACTTCAACGACGCAGAGACAGGCTTCTTCAAGAAGGTCAAGAGGAAGGTCGTCCCCAAGAACCCCATGAcag ACACCAGCATGTTGACGGACATGATGAAGGGGAACCTGACCAACGTGCTGCCCATGATCGTGATCGGGGGCTGGATCAACTGGGCCTTCTCTGGATTCGTCATAA CCAAGGTGCCGTTCCCTCTGACTCTGAGGTTCAAGCCGATGTTACAGAGAGGGATCGACCTGCTGTCGCTGGACGCCTCCTG GGTGAGTTCGGCCTCCTGGTACTTCCTGAATGTGTTTGGACTGAGGAGCATGTACAGCCTCATCCTGGGACAAGACAACG CTGCTGACCAGTCCCGGATCATGCAGGACCAGATGACAGGGGCTGCCATGGCGATGCCTCCTGACCCCAACAAGGCTTTTAAG agtGAGTGGGAGGCGCTGGAGATCGTGGAACACAAGTGGGCGTTGGAGAACGTGGAGGACGAGCTGATGTCCAGAGACCTGAACTTTGGAACCCTCTTCACCCAGGACATCAAGTCCACCATGTTCTAG